Proteins from a genomic interval of Leifsonia shinshuensis:
- a CDS encoding response regulator, producing MSAPITVALVDDQALFRAGIRMLIGSQPDLVFAGEASDGKEGVALVRETRPDVVLMDIRMPVMDGIAATSRIVEEAVREGREPARIIVLTTFDLDEAAARAIRSGASGFVLKDAEPEFLLAAIRTVHAGSAVIAAGATRELFEYFSDSQQAKQTPPEFGTLTSREREIFVLASRGLSNSEIAGSEYLSEATVKTHISRILAKLGLRDRVQMVVYAFEHGLTGGAAERAE from the coding sequence ATGAGCGCCCCGATCACGGTCGCCCTCGTCGACGACCAGGCGCTGTTCCGCGCCGGCATCCGCATGCTGATCGGCTCGCAGCCCGACCTGGTGTTCGCCGGCGAGGCGTCCGACGGCAAGGAGGGCGTCGCGCTGGTGCGCGAGACGCGTCCCGACGTCGTCCTGATGGACATCCGGATGCCGGTCATGGACGGCATCGCGGCGACCAGCCGCATCGTGGAGGAGGCCGTGCGCGAGGGCCGCGAGCCGGCGCGCATCATCGTCCTCACCACCTTCGACCTGGACGAGGCGGCCGCGCGCGCCATCCGCAGCGGCGCCAGCGGGTTCGTGCTCAAGGACGCGGAGCCGGAGTTCCTGCTCGCCGCCATCCGCACCGTCCACGCCGGCAGCGCGGTGATCGCGGCAGGCGCGACCCGCGAGCTGTTCGAGTACTTCTCTGACAGCCAGCAGGCCAAGCAGACGCCGCCGGAGTTCGGCACGCTCACCAGCCGGGAGCGGGAGATCTTCGTGCTCGCCTCCCGCGGGCTCAGCAACTCGGAGATCGCCGGGTCGGAGTACCTGAGCGAGGCCACGGTGAAGACGCACATCAGCCGCATCCTGGCGAAGCTGGGGCTGCGCGACCGCGTGCAGATGGTCGTCTACGCCTTCGAGCACGGGCTGACCGGGGGAGCGGCCGAGCGCGCGGAGTGA
- a CDS encoding ABC transporter ATP-binding protein, whose amino-acid sequence MDTPDSMVARVDGATKTYGSGSNRVIALDDVTVGIPAGRFTAIMGPSGSGKSTLMHVMAGLDTVTGGRVFLGDTEISGMGDAELTVLRRRRVGFVFQSFNLVPTLDVRANILLPFEIDGRRPTLPQREWIDGLIDLLGLGDRLTHRPHELSGGQQQRVAIVRALATRPDLVFADEPTGNLDSRTGREVLGVLQEASRSYGQSIAMVTHDPVAASYADRIVFLADGRVVAERERSSAEEVSAFMLGMEAHGMGSPGGESRGPDPRGLESQGIDSQGMDPQGLEAHA is encoded by the coding sequence ATGGACACTCCCGACAGCATGGTGGCGCGCGTCGACGGCGCGACGAAGACCTACGGATCCGGCTCGAACCGGGTCATCGCCCTCGACGACGTGACCGTCGGCATCCCCGCCGGCCGGTTCACCGCGATCATGGGCCCGAGCGGCTCCGGCAAGTCGACGCTCATGCACGTCATGGCGGGTCTCGACACGGTGACCGGCGGGCGCGTCTTCCTCGGCGACACCGAGATCAGCGGCATGGGCGACGCCGAGCTGACCGTGCTGCGCCGCCGCCGCGTCGGCTTCGTGTTCCAGTCCTTCAACCTCGTCCCCACGCTGGACGTGCGGGCGAACATCCTGCTGCCGTTCGAGATCGACGGCCGCCGTCCGACGCTGCCGCAGCGGGAGTGGATCGACGGCCTGATCGACCTGCTCGGCCTGGGCGACCGGCTCACCCACCGCCCGCACGAGCTGTCCGGCGGCCAGCAGCAGCGCGTCGCGATCGTGCGCGCCCTGGCGACCCGGCCCGACCTCGTGTTCGCGGACGAGCCGACGGGCAACCTGGACTCCCGCACCGGCCGGGAGGTCCTCGGCGTGCTGCAGGAGGCCTCCCGCAGCTACGGCCAGAGCATCGCGATGGTCACCCACGACCCGGTCGCGGCGAGCTACGCCGACCGCATCGTCTTCCTCGCCGACGGCCGCGTCGTGGCCGAGCGGGAGCGCTCCAGCGCCGAGGAGGTCTCGGCGTTCATGCTCGGCATGGAGGCGCACGGGATGGGGTCGCCCGGCGGGGAGTCGCGCGGCCCGGATCCGCGGGGCCTGGAGTCGCAGGGGATCGATTCGCAGGGGATGGATCCGCAGGGACTGGAGGCGCACGCGTGA
- a CDS encoding ABC transporter permease — MIRAFRANARDHRASVLVSALSSAFGVALLACTNVLGAYIEASPMGEHGSARFALGLVAGIFFVIAVFVGAIVTTNTFATVIAGRTRTIALMRLLGSSAKAQRRSVAGEGLAVGVVGALIGGVIAVVLALVAVRAFIWWGVLPDTLYPVITPALIAPPVVVVLTTWAASWIGSRRVLTVAPVEALGAAQERPVAAVRSTGRIVAAGLLILPGAALLGFGLALGLGLFARSADSTLVEFGRYGVLIAMLGGLLSFTGVIVAAPLFLPAVLRGVGLLFGAGAAGRLAAANAVRNPERSSRTAIGLVIGVTLITMFVVATQTWLTLIRSAAAKDPELYQGAESVLTVVMLVFSGLVGFSAVIAAVGVVNSLSLSVLQRRRELGLLRALGLSAAQVRRMILAESAQLTVAAVFSGLVLGTLYGWIGAQTLLGQLPGGGLVPPAIPWLFIGLIVVAAAVLAVGASVAPTRRATRVAPVEALAVE; from the coding sequence GTGATCCGCGCCTTCCGGGCGAACGCGCGCGACCACCGCGCGAGCGTCCTCGTCTCCGCCCTCAGCTCCGCGTTCGGGGTCGCGCTGCTGGCGTGCACCAACGTCCTCGGCGCCTACATCGAGGCGTCGCCGATGGGCGAGCACGGCTCCGCCCGCTTCGCCCTCGGCCTGGTCGCCGGGATCTTCTTCGTGATCGCCGTGTTCGTCGGCGCCATCGTGACCACCAACACGTTCGCGACCGTCATCGCCGGCCGCACCAGGACGATCGCGCTCATGCGCCTGCTCGGCTCGAGTGCCAAGGCGCAGCGCCGGTCCGTCGCGGGGGAGGGCCTCGCCGTCGGCGTGGTGGGCGCGCTCATCGGCGGCGTGATCGCGGTCGTCCTCGCTCTCGTCGCGGTGCGCGCGTTCATCTGGTGGGGCGTCCTGCCCGACACGCTGTACCCGGTCATCACGCCCGCGCTGATCGCGCCGCCGGTCGTCGTCGTCCTGACGACGTGGGCCGCGTCCTGGATCGGCAGCAGGCGCGTGCTGACCGTGGCACCGGTGGAGGCGCTCGGCGCCGCGCAGGAGCGACCCGTCGCCGCCGTCCGCAGCACCGGGCGGATCGTCGCCGCCGGGCTGCTCATCCTCCCCGGCGCCGCCCTGCTCGGCTTCGGGCTGGCACTCGGTCTCGGGCTGTTCGCGCGCTCGGCCGACAGCACGCTCGTGGAGTTCGGCCGTTACGGCGTCCTGATCGCGATGCTCGGCGGCCTGCTCTCCTTCACCGGCGTCATCGTCGCGGCGCCGCTCTTCCTGCCCGCCGTGCTGCGCGGGGTCGGCCTGCTCTTCGGAGCGGGCGCCGCAGGACGGCTCGCCGCGGCCAACGCCGTGCGGAACCCGGAGCGCAGCTCGCGCACCGCGATCGGCCTCGTCATCGGCGTCACGCTGATCACGATGTTCGTCGTCGCCACCCAGACCTGGCTCACGCTCATCCGCAGCGCGGCCGCGAAGGACCCCGAGCTCTACCAGGGTGCTGAGAGTGTGCTCACCGTCGTCATGCTGGTGTTCAGCGGGCTGGTCGGCTTCTCGGCGGTGATTGCCGCCGTCGGCGTCGTCAACAGCCTGTCGCTGAGCGTGCTGCAGCGCAGGCGGGAGCTCGGGCTGCTCCGGGCGCTCGGGCTGAGCGCGGCGCAGGTGCGCAGGATGATCCTGGCCGAGAGCGCCCAGCTGACCGTCGCCGCCGTGTTCTCCGGGCTCGTGCTGGGTACGCTGTACGGCTGGATCGGCGCGCAGACACTGCTCGGGCAGCTGCCGGGCGGCGGGTTGGTCCCGCCCGCGATCCCGTGGCTGTTCATCGGGCTGATCGTGGTCGCGGCGGCCGTGCTCGCCGTCGGCGCCTCGGTCGCGCCGACCCGCCGGGCCACGCGGGTGGCCCCGGTCGAGGCCCTCGCGGTCGAGTAG
- a CDS encoding alpha/beta hydrolase has protein sequence MTLRIDKPPFLIAIDVVAAVLAVYLLVRPTWKRTLAGVIAAIGGGLLGWFLVWLTDDVYNLFGVGLTPVTTMWVAIGFAGVSLAVANLFRSRWWRKLIAAVSIPVFLIAAFAGVNVDFGAYRNLNDALGVVPYKALNLHHERGEVISGTAWAASTPQTDPPVKGEIGKVKIPAIESNFPAREAVVYLPPAALGPNPPALPVLYALSGQPGAPADMFTAGRIGTFLDAYAAKHNGYAPIVVAPDQLGGPGRNPMCIDSRAFGDSATYLLKDVRSWITSHLRVSSDPAAWGAFGYSQGATCAAQFAAERPDLFGSALASSSELGPTLGNVTLTIATGFAGSHTAYEDAQLGPTMKAHAPYKNTLMVFGAGQNDAKYTAFAKTLHSDAISAGIRSDLLISPGSAHDWNTVRYTLTNGFPAVAAHMGLAP, from the coding sequence ATGACTTTGAGGATCGACAAGCCGCCGTTCCTCATCGCGATCGACGTCGTCGCCGCGGTCCTCGCGGTGTACCTGCTCGTGCGGCCCACCTGGAAGCGCACGCTCGCCGGGGTGATCGCCGCCATCGGCGGCGGCCTGCTCGGCTGGTTCCTGGTGTGGCTGACCGACGACGTCTACAACCTGTTCGGTGTCGGCCTCACCCCGGTGACGACGATGTGGGTCGCGATCGGCTTCGCCGGCGTCAGCCTCGCGGTCGCCAACCTGTTCCGGTCCCGCTGGTGGCGCAAGCTCATCGCGGCGGTCAGCATCCCGGTCTTCCTGATCGCCGCCTTCGCCGGTGTGAACGTCGACTTCGGCGCGTACCGCAACCTGAACGACGCTCTCGGCGTCGTCCCGTACAAGGCGCTGAACCTGCACCACGAGCGCGGCGAGGTCATCTCCGGCACGGCCTGGGCCGCGTCCACCCCGCAGACGGACCCACCGGTGAAGGGCGAGATCGGCAAGGTCAAGATCCCCGCGATCGAGTCCAACTTCCCCGCGCGGGAGGCGGTCGTCTACCTGCCGCCCGCCGCTCTCGGGCCCAACCCGCCCGCGCTGCCGGTGCTGTACGCGCTCTCCGGGCAGCCGGGCGCGCCGGCCGACATGTTCACGGCGGGCCGGATCGGCACCTTCCTGGACGCGTACGCGGCGAAGCACAACGGCTACGCGCCGATCGTGGTCGCGCCCGACCAGCTCGGCGGCCCCGGCCGCAACCCGATGTGCATCGACTCCCGCGCCTTCGGCGACTCGGCGACCTACCTGCTGAAGGACGTGCGCTCCTGGATCACCTCGCACCTGCGGGTGAGCAGCGACCCCGCGGCGTGGGGCGCGTTCGGCTACTCGCAGGGCGCCACCTGCGCCGCGCAGTTCGCCGCAGAGCGCCCCGACCTGTTCGGCTCCGCGCTCGCCTCCTCCAGCGAGCTGGGGCCGACGCTCGGCAACGTGACGCTCACGATCGCGACCGGGTTCGCCGGATCGCACACCGCCTATGAGGACGCGCAACTCGGGCCTACCATGAAGGCGCACGCTCCCTACAAGAACACGCTGATGGTCTTCGGCGCGGGTCAGAACGACGCCAAGTACACTGCTTTTGCGAAGACGCTGCACTCCGACGCGATCTCCGCCGGGATCCGCAGCGACCTCCTGATCTCGCCCGGGTCGGCACACGATTGGAACACGGTGCGCTACACGCTGACGAACGGCTTCCCCGCGGTCGCCGCTCACATGGGGCTGGCTCCGTGA
- a CDS encoding DUF2156 domain-containing protein, which yields MRQEPAAAKQEPTAATQDAAAAKPAAKPAPERSPEAPARPSGAAALLRRLGRLIATHPFTTGLTALILVLALATGPIHGPHRPLRVWLGVGPDQLLDGHWWSPVTAVLFTNNLAELIVVLVLTVLLVGASEQLMGAWRTALAFVATSVAGIAAGVGIQLIGSQTGEMWARNVHHLVVLDVFTGIAGTIMTASAFAGAFWRRRIRVITMLVAIMYLLYSGDPSDLYRLLAVLAGFGLGVLLRPHERLLGWRRSSHHEVRVLLASAVTISALGPVIGLLSQSRYGMLSPIGLLFSNDVPATGSVLERCQAFAVTRDCVHDLTLERINGFGPVLISVLPLLALLVAAYGLLRGRRFAVWLAVSVNALLAVLSGLYFGILPFADARPTVSPRYWEVTLSLALSALVPATMAVLLIVYRRHFTVRATARSVRRYALTIAFTGLGLIALYILVGWLQKDTGFTRPIDLTDLFNDVLERFIPVSFLRREPLQYLPTTPLATVVYHNIGTVFWLVVILAAIPFMVGGGAWRRPVGDAARVRALLERGGGDAISFMATWPGNSYWFDPATGGAVAYRVVGRVALTTGAPFGADPAAHDGIIERFARFCDDSGWIPTFYSVDAEYQPVFDRMGWSTMTVAEETVIRPQQWATTGKKWQDVRTSINRAQRAGIRAEWTSFGALPLSAAVQLSDISEQWVAEKDLPEMGFTLGGLDELRDPAVRLMLAVDESGRIEGVTSWLPSYRDGHVVGWTLDFMRRRPGSINGVMEFLIAEAATRMKEDGVEFMSLSAAPLAHTAGTPDDEKSGMDRVLGYLSTSLEPVYGFRSLLKFKQKFQPELHPLMMAYPDPVALPSIGVGLVRAYLPDLSMRQAAALAVGRG from the coding sequence GTGAGGCAGGAGCCCGCGGCCGCGAAGCAGGAGCCCACAGCCGCGACGCAGGACGCCGCAGCCGCGAAGCCCGCGGCGAAGCCCGCGCCCGAGCGGAGCCCGGAGGCGCCTGCGCGCCCATCGGGCGCCGCCGCGCTGCTGCGCCGTCTCGGCCGGCTGATCGCCACGCACCCGTTCACGACGGGGCTGACGGCGCTCATCCTCGTGCTCGCGCTCGCCACCGGACCGATCCACGGCCCGCACCGCCCGCTGCGGGTGTGGCTCGGCGTCGGTCCCGACCAGCTCCTCGACGGCCACTGGTGGTCCCCGGTCACGGCCGTGCTGTTCACCAACAACCTCGCCGAGCTGATCGTCGTGCTCGTGCTCACGGTGCTGCTCGTCGGCGCCTCCGAGCAGCTGATGGGGGCGTGGCGCACCGCGCTCGCCTTCGTCGCGACCTCCGTCGCGGGGATCGCCGCCGGCGTCGGGATCCAGCTCATCGGCTCGCAGACCGGGGAGATGTGGGCGCGCAACGTCCACCACCTGGTCGTCCTCGACGTGTTCACCGGCATCGCGGGCACCATCATGACCGCGAGCGCGTTCGCCGGGGCGTTCTGGCGCCGGCGCATCCGCGTCATCACGATGCTCGTCGCGATCATGTACCTGCTGTACTCGGGCGACCCGTCCGACCTCTACCGGCTGCTCGCGGTCCTCGCCGGCTTCGGCCTCGGCGTGCTGCTGCGGCCGCACGAGCGCCTCCTCGGCTGGCGCCGCAGCTCCCACCACGAGGTCCGGGTGCTGCTCGCCTCGGCCGTGACCATCAGCGCGCTCGGGCCGGTGATCGGCCTTCTGAGCCAGTCCAGGTACGGGATGCTCTCGCCGATCGGCCTGCTGTTCTCCAACGACGTCCCGGCCACCGGGAGCGTGCTGGAGCGCTGCCAGGCGTTCGCCGTGACGCGCGACTGCGTGCACGACCTCACCCTGGAGCGCATCAACGGGTTCGGCCCTGTCCTCATCTCCGTCCTCCCGCTGCTGGCCCTCCTGGTCGCCGCGTACGGCCTGCTGCGGGGCCGGCGCTTCGCCGTGTGGCTCGCGGTGTCGGTGAACGCGCTGCTCGCGGTCCTGTCCGGCCTCTACTTCGGCATCCTCCCGTTCGCCGACGCGCGGCCGACCGTGTCGCCGCGGTATTGGGAGGTCACCCTCAGCCTGGCGCTGTCGGCGCTCGTGCCCGCCACGATGGCGGTGCTGCTGATCGTCTACCGCCGCCACTTCACCGTGCGCGCCACCGCGCGCTCCGTCCGCCGTTACGCGCTGACGATCGCGTTCACCGGCCTCGGCCTGATCGCGCTGTACATCCTGGTCGGCTGGCTGCAGAAGGACACCGGGTTCACCCGCCCGATCGACCTCACGGACCTGTTCAACGACGTGCTGGAGCGCTTCATCCCGGTGAGCTTCCTGCGCCGCGAGCCCCTGCAGTACCTGCCCACGACGCCGCTGGCGACCGTGGTGTACCACAACATCGGCACGGTGTTCTGGCTGGTCGTCATCCTCGCCGCGATCCCGTTCATGGTCGGCGGCGGCGCGTGGCGGCGGCCGGTCGGCGACGCCGCGCGCGTGCGGGCGCTGCTGGAGCGCGGCGGCGGCGACGCCATTTCGTTCATGGCGACCTGGCCGGGCAACAGCTACTGGTTCGACCCGGCGACCGGGGGAGCGGTGGCCTACCGCGTGGTCGGCCGCGTGGCCCTCACGACCGGCGCGCCCTTCGGGGCCGACCCGGCCGCGCACGACGGCATCATCGAGCGCTTCGCGCGGTTCTGCGACGACAGCGGCTGGATCCCGACCTTCTACAGCGTGGACGCCGAGTACCAGCCGGTCTTCGACCGGATGGGCTGGTCGACGATGACGGTGGCCGAGGAAACGGTCATCCGGCCCCAGCAGTGGGCGACCACCGGCAAGAAGTGGCAGGACGTCCGCACCTCGATCAACCGCGCCCAGCGCGCGGGCATCCGCGCGGAGTGGACCAGCTTCGGCGCGCTGCCGCTCAGCGCGGCGGTGCAGCTCTCGGACATCTCCGAGCAGTGGGTGGCGGAGAAGGACCTCCCCGAGATGGGCTTCACGCTCGGCGGCCTGGACGAACTGCGCGACCCGGCGGTGCGGCTGATGCTCGCCGTGGACGAGTCCGGCCGCATCGAGGGCGTGACCTCCTGGCTGCCGAGCTACCGCGACGGCCACGTGGTCGGCTGGACGCTCGACTTCATGCGCAGGCGCCCCGGCAGCATCAACGGCGTGATGGAGTTCCTGATCGCCGAGGCCGCCACGCGCATGAAGGAGGACGGCGTCGAGTTCATGAGCCTGTCCGCCGCCCCGCTCGCGCACACGGCCGGCACCCCCGACGACGAGAAGAGCGGCATGGACCGCGTGCTCGGCTACCTCAGCACGTCGCTGGAGCCGGTGTACGGCTTCCGGTCCCTGCTCAAGTTCAAGCAGAAGTTCCAGCCGGAGCTGCACCCGCTCATGATGGCCTACCCGGACCCGGTGGCCCTGCCGTCGATCGGCGTCGGGCTGGTCCGCGCCTACCTGCCCGACCTGTCGATGCGGCAGGCGGCGGCGCTGGCGGTGGGACGCGGCTGA
- the leuA gene encoding 2-isopropylmalate synthase, which yields MKNTQAPSAMPIHKYRPYHEQIRVDLPDRTWPSKRITVAPRWCAVDLRDGNQALIDPMSPERKRIMFDLLVRLGYKEIEVGFPSASQTDFDFVRSLIEENAIPDDVTIQVLTQSREHLIKRTYESLVGAKQAIVHLYNSTSILQRDVVFRTDQQGIVDIALAGARLCKQFESMVPGTEIYYEYSPESYTGTELEFAADICNQVLEVFEPTPERKVIINLPATVEMATPNVYADSIEWMSRHLNHRENVILSLHPHNDRGTAVAAAELGYMAGADRIEGCLFGNGERTGNVDLVTLGVNLFTQGIDPQIDFSDIDQIKRTVEHCNQLPVGERSPWGGDLVFTAFSGSHQDAIKKGFEAMAARAEAEGVSVDDLVWAVPYLPVDPKDLGRSYEAVIRVNSQSGKGGVAYLLKTDHALDLPRKLQIEFSGVVQAKTDAEGGEVTSAEIWDIFQDEYLPAPASDPDAKWGRFELGSTSTTNETGEHVTLTVALRDGDTVAKATGEGNGPIAAFFDILNARGINAHLYDYSQHTLSASESAQAAAYVELDVDGVRLWGVGIDGDTTTASFKAVVSAVNRAVRASAGHAAEKGELVGA from the coding sequence ATGAAGAACACTCAGGCGCCGAGCGCCATGCCGATCCACAAGTACCGCCCGTACCACGAGCAGATCCGCGTCGACCTGCCCGACCGGACCTGGCCGTCGAAGCGCATCACCGTCGCGCCGCGCTGGTGCGCCGTCGACCTGCGTGACGGCAACCAGGCCCTGATCGACCCGATGAGCCCCGAGCGCAAGCGGATCATGTTCGACCTGCTGGTCCGCCTGGGCTACAAGGAGATCGAGGTCGGCTTCCCGTCGGCGAGCCAGACCGACTTCGACTTCGTCCGCAGCCTCATCGAGGAGAACGCGATCCCGGACGACGTCACCATCCAGGTGCTGACCCAGTCGCGTGAGCACCTGATCAAGCGCACCTACGAGTCGCTGGTCGGCGCCAAACAGGCGATCGTGCACCTCTACAACTCCACCAGCATCCTGCAGCGCGACGTCGTGTTCCGCACCGACCAGCAGGGCATCGTCGACATCGCCCTCGCCGGCGCGCGGCTGTGCAAGCAGTTCGAGTCGATGGTCCCCGGCACCGAGATCTACTACGAGTACTCGCCCGAGTCGTACACCGGCACCGAACTGGAGTTCGCCGCCGACATCTGCAACCAGGTGCTGGAGGTCTTCGAGCCGACGCCCGAGCGCAAGGTCATCATCAACCTGCCCGCGACCGTCGAGATGGCCACGCCGAACGTCTACGCCGACTCGATCGAGTGGATGTCCCGCCACCTGAACCACCGCGAGAACGTCATCCTGTCGCTGCACCCGCACAACGACCGCGGCACCGCCGTGGCCGCCGCCGAGCTGGGCTACATGGCCGGCGCCGACCGCATCGAAGGCTGCCTGTTCGGCAACGGCGAACGGACCGGCAACGTCGACCTGGTCACGCTGGGCGTGAACCTGTTCACGCAGGGCATCGACCCGCAGATCGACTTCAGCGACATCGACCAGATCAAGCGCACCGTCGAGCACTGCAACCAGCTGCCGGTGGGCGAGCGCAGCCCGTGGGGCGGCGACCTGGTGTTCACCGCGTTCAGCGGCTCGCACCAGGACGCGATCAAGAAGGGTTTCGAGGCGATGGCCGCGCGGGCCGAGGCCGAGGGCGTCTCCGTGGACGACCTGGTCTGGGCCGTGCCCTACCTGCCGGTGGACCCGAAGGACCTGGGCCGCAGCTACGAGGCGGTCATCCGGGTGAACTCGCAGTCCGGCAAGGGCGGCGTCGCCTACCTGCTGAAGACGGACCACGCGCTGGACCTGCCGCGCAAGCTGCAGATCGAGTTCTCCGGCGTCGTGCAGGCCAAGACCGACGCCGAGGGCGGCGAGGTCACCAGCGCCGAGATCTGGGACATCTTCCAGGACGAGTACCTGCCGGCCCCGGCCTCCGACCCCGACGCCAAGTGGGGCCGGTTCGAGCTGGGCAGCACGAGCACGACCAACGAGACCGGCGAGCACGTCACCCTCACGGTGGCGCTGCGCGACGGCGACACGGTCGCGAAGGCCACCGGGGAGGGCAACGGCCCGATCGCCGCGTTCTTCGACATCCTCAACGCCCGCGGGATCAACGCGCACCTGTACGACTACTCGCAGCACACGCTGTCGGCGAGCGAGTCGGCGCAGGCCGCCGCCTACGTCGAGCTCGACGTCGACGGCGTGCGCCTCTGGGGCGTCGGCATCGACGGCGACACCACGACCGCCTCGTTCAAGGCCGTCGTGTCGGCCGTGAACCGCGCCGTGCGCGCCTCCGCCGGCCACGCCGCCGAGAAGGGCGAGCTGGTCGGGGCCTGA